The Lolium perenne isolate Kyuss_39 chromosome 6, Kyuss_2.0, whole genome shotgun sequence genome segment agacttcggcgccaataccttcttcttgcgaggttttgatggacccctgTGTCGCTGAACATGACCCTTCACAAGATGTGTAATGCCTGGGCCACATAAGTGTCTGACATGTCCATCCTTACCTCTATGCATcagcggtgtcgcggaaaactggactgcagtactcctagcatggtagtgccgctgcccactgtctccactgacgcgctcgcctcctactcctcccacgcgcatctgcgccatatgtactgacacaccatcagcacaaacatcatcagtctgtatactggcatcaacacaaactggaactgtagcacatgctgaaACATCCGCAgcaacaacaagtgtagcttcatcggcttgtcaccaacaagaactggcttgtcatctacaggcatggctgaaacatcaccaacatcgaCGCTTGGAACATCATGCACATCATGCTGCACTTTAGAtttgtgcaacttctccttatgcaccactaactccacatcggacttgatatgatcatcacccataggcttcaaagtccgctgtttgccaccatgcataaaagaatatgtatttgctctcccaacatgtgtcacattacgatcatactgccatggacgcccaagtagcaatccgcacacctccaatggcaacacatcgcactctatctcatcaacatactcatcaactgtaaatggcacacacaccttgtgagtaatctttagcataccacaactattcaaccactcaagacgcttaggttcaggaagacaccatgtagacaaccccaatgctgccaccatcgccttgctaatgccattagtacaactaccaccatcaatcatcaacttgcaagccttgcccttgataatgcaccgagtctgaaacaaactccaccgctgacccttgtcagctatcttgcaagcatcaccttgtacctgcttgagttgcatattcagcccgctcaatggtacatcctcctcaatAGTCACAGTAGTGTTCTTGGTATCaaagccaggtttcctctcctctgaagatATCACCTCACCCTTTGTAACTATCAGTAGTGGAACAACCTCCTGAATAGGAACTATGCACTTGCCCACTTCCTCTATTGCATGTACAACTCTGGACGGCTGCTCACGTTCCTCCAACGGTAACCATAAACCAGCACGAAGAAAAGTCCTGAAGTCCTTCCAAGTACAAACAAAGTTGCCTCTATCAACTGCATCACACCAATAATTGTCTAACTCCCCATCCACACGCCGGTGAGCGAGAATATATGCATCATACCCACTGAACTTCTTATTGTATGTGCGACATCGATTGAAACCTAATTCCATGTTCTTCTCCCAATCTTCATACTCCTCAACAGTCGCCCAATGGTGTAGATACCAACTAAGCTTGGATACATGACATTGTATTTGCAGCCTgatatcaagataatcattgaaaTAGCAATGGACTTTTTGCCACGAGAACACCGAATGCCCAAAACATCGCCTGGAAACGAATCCGTCATGGATGACTGCTGAACCGCCTGTTGCGCTGAACTGAGAACTGGACGatccggcccagcatccggtttgaccgggcctgtggccggttggtccggcccagcagccggtctgaccgggcctggggcctgTCTGTCCGGTCTGGCATCCGGTTTGACCGGGCCTGAGACCGGGCGGATGTGCTGAGCTCGCAGTAGCGCCCCTTGAATTGATCCGGTTGGCACTAGCCCGTGGTCCGGTTTTGGATGGGTTGGCCAGCCTGGAGCCCGATCTGGCCAGGTCTGGCACCGGCCCGGCCGGTCGTGTGTCCGGTCGGCCAGTCCTGGGACCGGATCTGGTCGCGAATTGCCTTCTTCTTCCCGATCCCAAACACCAAATTTCGCGATTTTGACATTTGGAACAACCATGGATGATAGGCAAACTGCACCACAACCACTCCAAACTTCCCCCAACCAACCaccttcgaccgagagccaatCTCCTTCGATCTATAGCCAATCTCCTCTGATGCAAACCAATCtgaagagatcgatcaacaaaacgTCGCCATGAGCAACCCATaaatctgataccacatgataaggggGATCCCACTAGATCCTCCTAggtgttgcccgatctttcacagcgagaacccgggTAGATAGATACCTCCAATTACGCGCGGAACACAACCTGAAGTAGGGGataaatccagcaagcaacgtgaTGAAGATCACCACGCCTCAAGACCAAAGCACgaaaatccttgatgaacacaagaacctccgCAACAACGATAATAGATAAACGGCGGCGCCGTCCCCGGAGGGATGCTTCACCAAGCACACACGCGATAGCGGCTAGTTTTTACTCAAACTGgttctaaccctaaaaccctagccgtcccacccttatatgagggggtggcAAGCCAGCCCTAGTGGGCTTCCCTAACTTGGCTTGGACAGGCCCAGACCAATACTAACTCGATCTATTAAaatccctaattggcccacatatgaccattacataaactaagataattaagctggtggagtcctgaatctgggctccacataggcctccatgcccgtatcatccCAGATCCAAAACTAGTGGATCTTGCCCCCACTCCTTCAGACCACCATGGCCAGCAAGGAGAGGAACAGAAACTTGCTTCACCGCATCAGATCTGCACCCCCCCTCACCAGCACGGCCGGACATGAGAGCTTTACCAACGCCGAGAGATCGTGGAAGAACAGAGCCAGAAGCCACAGATTTATTGGGGAAGGCGTTGTTGCCGACACCCCTCTTCCCTCCAGCCACATGAGCAGAAGACCAGGCAGCAGCAACCCTATAAACACCATGGATCCAGTGGCCGGGATCCATGGCTCCGCCTCCAGCTACGGGCAAACTGCCCAGAAAGCCGGCAGAGGCCGGGAAACACAAATAAACTACAGATCCTAATCCTAATCTACTCCGGCGCCATACCGAGACACACTCCGGCCAGCTATTCTGGCGGAGTAGTCGGCGGCGGCCCGGCCAGAGACGAGAAACCCTCAAGGGTACTGTAGACGCGTGAGAGACAGAGAGGGGTAGAGTGAGCGGTCGATCGAGCTCCAAATTTATCTGTCGTCTCGCGGCGATCGCCGCCGATACGTTCAGCGGAATGCAACAGCCTCCAAGCAAGCTGCTCGTATCTGCATGAGATGAGATATCTATGTCTGATCTAGTGATCTGCATATACGGACAGATCGTGCGGGGTTGTGTTTCGACCGTGCAATTCGGGAAGCCCGGCCGCGTCTCTCCGCTCGTTCTTATCACCATCACTGCGCCGCACGCTTGCCGCCGTGAGCAGACGCACATGTGCCCGCCGGGAAATCACTGCCGCACATGGGTTTGTACTTTGTAGGGTAGCGCAGCTGGTGCATCGCAATGGCATATGCGGCGAACGAGGGAGCGACCTGCGAGTGTTGACACGGGAGAGACGACCGTAGTCCGTAGAACGTGAAAATTATCGTCTCCTCGCCCTCGTTTTTTTTGGAGACGCAACGAAGGCAAGTTCATACCCGGCACGAATTTGCCGGACGATGATGGAACGGCTCAAGACACTGCATTTCGACCGTACAATCGCAACGCTAGAGGAGACGATGCGTAGCGATACAAGGATGCGTCCGCCGTATCACAAGGAAGGTATCGCCGTATCACAATCTGGATACGTTTGATTGGTTTACACGAAAGAAGAAAGGTAGGAGTATTTCATTTAGTTTGTAACGAAGAAAGGTATTCCCTCAAGACCTAAATACATGGTGCACGTATAGCTAAAATGTGGGCTAAAAGCCTAAAACCTGCCTGCACACCATGCGCGGCATCCGAGCTGTCCCCAACCTCCATAGCAACAACCCCTCATTCCCTACCTCACCCTTCCCCCCGCGCTAGGAGGGCCCCATGGGGCGGTTCCCAAACTAGCGGCGACGTTGCACGGTGGTGTTGGTCCTACTCAGCGCAATTGCGGTAGGCCTAGTTCTGACGGAACATGGCGGGCGACGGGTATGGTGGAAGTGGCAGTGGTGTCGGTCCCGGCAGGCCCAGTTCTGACGGTGTTAGGCGGCGGGTATGTTGGATGTGGCGGTGGTGTCTTGTGCATCACCTCTAGCAGCCGGTGGTGGTGGGCGTGTACATGCGGGTGGATGCCAGATCCAGGCCTAAGGGCTTAGATATGGGCCTAGTTAGCCCATGCAAGATCATCTAGATCCGGGAGACTGTGAGTGGTGTGTGTGTGCGGATTGCTGCGCTCACTATATAGGACACCCTCCACCACCATGCATCCATTGATGCATGCTTTCGAGCTCCATGCGAAGCTGGCGGACTTGGGTCTGGCAACCCATCCATTCATTCGTTTCAAAGCCCTACTGCATTTCGGGGGCTTTCACGCGGGCTCGCGTTGGAGCTTAGGCGACATCCTAGCCAGGTTTCCAAGGTAGGGTCCCTCGAACGGCGCGTGCTTGTCGGGGTAGCTACCATGGTTTGATTGGGTGACTTCATGACCCTAGGCTCGGTAAGTCCTAGCTTTGGGCTAACGAGCCAGATCTTCTCGAGTGCGCACGTTGTCTCTACTTGCATGATGCTTGTTCTTGGCTATGTTCAGGACATCACATATTTATCTCGGGTTGGGGCTTGGTAGCTCATACTCCATCTcatcaacctcactgtttcggttGACTCGAGGCCATGGATGGTGGCTCGGTGAAAGCTCTGGTTGGCAGTGTTCCACCACCAGTGATGGCGACACCTACGGGTGCCAttctccttcttgaaggcattatctttaagcccatcttgccaTGATTGTTGGTGCGACACTACTCTTCAGCTTGGTTTCATATTGTCTCTTCGTGGCAGTAGTGCTTTTCGAAGTCTCCCTCCTATCTCTTTCATCGTCTCCTTTTCGTTGTTGATGTCGGCATGGCTACTTATATAAGATGATTTTCCTTGTTTGGGAGGCCATTGGACAACCTAGAGGTGGTGTCTTTGTCGAGTCACGTGCCATGGGTGATGTTGTTGGTTTCATCTCAAAGTCGTTTGCCGGTGTTCATGGTATCTCGGTGACATGTTGAAGGTATGGGACTGTTTTTCAATCAATGGCGAAAGCCCTGCACGACCTCGATTCGTGCCATCGCAACGTTCTTGAACATTgttctcctccttggaggcgccACGGTGCCTTATTAGGACTTCTGCAACAAGcacgatttttttttctttttagtgCGAAACTATGCGGCCGCACATAGAAAGTGGATGTGTGCGCGTGAAATAATTTTTTTTCGTatttaaaatttatttggtgagttAAGAAAGCTTACACCCAAGACCAAAACTGGATTTCACAAGTTTTCCATCTTACTAAATTTTCTCAGCTCCTCGTACACCGACATTTTGTAAAGGCTCAACGTGTCGCGCATCGTCGAGCTCCCATACACTGACACCACTTACTCGAAGTCAATCCTTTGTGCCCCATACACTGGCAGCACTCACTAAATCGGTTGGAAGATCGTCATGACGCGTCAGAGTCAATTCGTCCAGCGTATACGACGGCGTCACGCGGCAGAGTTAAaagtcattcatgattcaccaacgaATGAAGCAGTGCCATCGCATTCACACCCCGACGACGACGCGCAGAATTAACCGCGGCCACGCGCAAAAACAACCAACCCGTCTTCTCCAGTAAACTACGCGGGGGCCCAGGATAAATAGCGGCAGGCAGTATTCACATTCGTCCATCCTTCACCCGTGAGCAAATTTGATCCCCGCCGCGGCCGAGCCCAGAAATAGCCGCACAATCCGCCCcttccatcgccgccgccgccgccgccgccgccgccaccaccaccgccggccGGCAGCGTCGCTTTCCCCTCTATTTATACCCGGCCTCCTCCGCCCGTCTTCCCCAGGCAGGCGCACCTCTAGCCCCTGCCCCCTTTCCCTTTTCCCCCAATAAAATCACCCGATTCCCAATCCCAGATTATTCCTCCCTCCATACCCAGGGGAAGGAAGGAAAGAAGGAAAGAAGGGGAAGGGATTGCTACATATACGCGCCTGGGAGGATCAGACGGAAGGCATCGCGCCGATTCTTGCCTTCTTTGTTCCCCTGATCCTTCCTTCCATCCGGAGTCCGTTGCGTCTTGTCGTCCGGGAGAAGAAAGAGTAGCAGGATTGGATTCTTGGTCTCTGTTGTCTCGCACGACAGCAGCAGAGCAACGACAACGGCGTCGTGCACGAAGAAGATGCGGGCGCTGGAGGACGAGCTCTTCCCGTCGACCCCGGGCAAGGTGAAGATCGAGCGGGCCGGCGGCGCCATGAACCGGCAGCTGCACCGCTGCTTCGCGTCCACCAGCACCATGTTCCTCTGGGCGCTCTTCCTCGTCGCCATGACCGCCTCCTACCTCAGCTTCCAGTCCTTCGTCGACACCTCCTCCAAGTACTTCCAGGCCTCCTGGGGCGGCCTGCACTGGGAGCGCCAGATCCGTTCCTCCGCGGCCCCCCGCCGCCCGCCGGGCTCCTCCCCCAACGCCGGCATCTCCGTCCTCGTCACCGGCGCCGCCGGCTTCGTCGGGGCCCACTGCTCCCTCGCCCTCCGCAAGCGCGGCGACGGCGTCGTCGGCATCGACAACTTCAACGCCTACTACGACCCGTCCCTCAAAAAGGCCCGCAAGGCCCTCCTCGCCTCCCACGGCGTCTACCTCGTCGACGGCGACATCAACGACGCGCGCCTCCTCGCCAAGCTCTTCGACGTGGTCCCCTTCACCCACGTCCTCCACCTCGCCGCGCAGGCCGGGGTGCGCTACGCCATGGAGAACCCGTCCTCCTACGTGCACTCCAACGTGGCCGGCCTCGTCACCCTGCTCGAGGCCTGCAAGAGCGCCGACCCGCAGCCGGCGCTCGTctgggcgtcctcctcctccgtctACGGCCTCAACGACGCCGTCCCCTTCTCCGAGTCGCACCGCACCGACAGACCCGCGTCGCTCTACGCCGCCACCAAGAAGGCCGGCGAGGAGATCACGCACTCGTACAACCACATCTACGGCCTCTCCGTCACCGGCCTCCGCTTCTTCACCGTCTACGGGCCCTGGGGCCGCCCCGACATGGCATACTTCTCATTCACCCGCAACATCCTGCAGGGGAAGCCCATCACCGTGTACCGCGGCAAGGACCACGTCGACCTCGCCCGCGACTTCAcctacatcgacgacatcgtcaAGGGCTGCCTCGGCTCGCTCGACACCGCCGGCAGGAGCACGGGGTCCGGCGGCAAGAAGCGCGGCCCGGCGCCGTACCGGATCTTCAACCTCGGCAACACGTCGCCGGTCACCGTGCCGACGCTCGTCGCCATCCTCGAGAAGCACCTCCGCGTCAAGGCCAGGAAGCACGTCGTCGAGATGCCGGGGAATGGGGATGTCCCGTTCACGCACGCCAACATCTCCCTCGCCAGGCACCACCTCGGGTACAAGCCCACCACCAACCTCGACGCCGGCCTCAAGAAGTTCGTCAAGTGGTACCTCTCCTACTACGGCTACACCAGGGGATCATCCAAGAACTTGTGACCGACCCAGCAATCCTCCTGCCTGCCTGCTGATTCTTTGTTTCCTCGTCGGACCGTGCCGAGCTGATGGAGCAAACATTTTTAGACAGACTCAGACTCAACTCAAACccggatggatggatggatgggtGGATGGATGGATCATCCAACATTAACATTCTTGTCCTGATTGATTCTTTTGGGGAATTGTTTTAGGGTGTTCTCCGATGAAAACAAACTCCGTATCGAATTCTTTTCTTATTGGTGCCGAGAGAGACGATGGTGGAAGAAGAAAGCAATGGAGGGCAGACAGACAGCTTTTCTTTTTCTCGTTTCATTTTCTTTTTCATTTCTCCTCTCCTATCCCTCCTCACCCTGTTCATCTGTAAAGTGGCTCAAACTCTTTTTCGATTAATTAATTCATTAATGTAATCTCGCCGTCCCGAGCTGACGTGCTGGTAACCGAAAACGAAGTAGCTTATCTAATCGCCAGTTTAAATTTTGAATAGGCCGGTTTGATTTTTGCCGTTCCGATTACCTCTCCGGGAAGATATCTCGGGGTTGCCGTTGTGGCATCTACCGTAAATCGACGGCGCAACCGTGGGCATATTCGCCGGGCAGTTCCGCATCCAGCGCCGGCAAGGTAGAGATAAGCTGGGCAGGGCCTCGAAGCGCGCGAAGTGGTCGCCAGCTGGCTCCTGCCTCGCTCGGGTCGCTGGCACTGGCGGTGGACCCGGCGTGGGCTTGATTGCTCCGGTGGGCCCCCATGGCTGTCGCTGGCGGTGGGGCGCGCATGTCGATTGGTCGGTGGCTGGGCCTGCCCACGTGGGCAACATGGGTGGGCCCGTCAACGCGGAGCGAGGGGATGGACGTGGACGCGACTTCTTCTTCAGCCTCAGCTGAGCTGTATTGTATTGTAACTGAATTTTCTTATTCCTAGGAACAAAAATACGGTTTGTTTGCTAGTACAGTAGATATTTTTTAGGTTTTGTTTTCTGTCACGGAGATTTCTTTGTCCAGATTTATGTATGTTGGCCCGAATATTCCTGATTGTTAGAAGAACGTGCAACAATGCTAAAATATGCGAGAAACAAGTCTACAaaaaattcagatggtgccaATTCGTTTGCACCGAGGATTTGTTTTATCTCATCTCCACTCTCCAGAGTCCAGAGTATTCTGCAATTTGGACACAGAGGCTTGCTTGTCTCGTTGGTACACGAGTCGGATCCCGTGAATTTCAGAGTGGACGAATGGTCGATTGGCCGGTGGTCTCGCTCTCTCGAATGTAGGTTCAGGCAGCGCAAGGCACGCGTTTCGACTGTCGTGTCGACATATACCTCCATTCTCTGCTGCTGTTTGGAGTATTTTTTCTGCTACTGTACATTTTTTCTTAAAAACGGGTATTTTATTACTGATGCATCTAGATGTATTTTAGTTATAGACACACCCTATCTAGATAAATTTTAGACACCTATTTTTGAACGGAGCGAGTACTTGAAGTGTACTTGAAGTTTAAACATCACGTTCGGCATCTGCATAAGTGAGCAGCCGTTCCAGTCTACAAGTTACAACCATAAATAAAATGAATTGCTCGACAAGTGTACAATAAAGAACATAAAATAGTGCATTCATAAAATATATCGTCCAATCGTGTAGACATGAATACGTCGCGATGCCACCCATGTTGTAGAGGCTACCACGAATTGATATTAGTTGCCCACCTGAACATAACCTACATAAGGGAATCATTTTTATTGTTAAAGactttgtcatttctacatagccaaagcgatcAAATAACGACACTCGCTTCCACTCTAATAAGTAGCTTAAATCTCGGATCCACACCATTAAGCCAGTTGCTGAATATATTCGTAACGCTATatggtgggtataaggtagaacttATCTAGATAGTAACCGTATAGATTTGGCAAAGTCACACGGGAAGAATAGAAACTTTATAGTCTCGTCGTGATGACAAAAGACATACATTTTACTGCTCTACCAATTATGTTTTGCAAGATTATCTTTGATAAGAATTACCCCACGACGAAGATATCATGCAAACACTTTATTTTTCAATGGGATCTTCATCCTCTATTTTTTTATTATCAACTCGAATGTTAGATTTCATTAAAGCATTTGAACGAAGTACATTGAATCCATGCGTCAAATGGACTAGGGCTAATGGGCCTTCTTATGAACGATACATTCGGTGCGGAAATTTCTGACACCTTAGCGAGTGTATCACCCTTGTAATTGCCAAGCCACTTATCATCTCAGAACCTAATCTTCCATCTATCTCTAATGCAAAAAAGACATGTATGAAAAGAAAAACATCTTGGCGAGCCAAAAAATGCGGGTCTCCGGATTTTTAATAAATCTAAAACAACATATTTGGGCCAACGTATCTTCTGCTACAGTTGTGACCTAGGCTAAAAGTAATGTCTCGTCCGGCTCCGGCAAAACTATTTTAAATCTGCGTTCGGCGTAAGCGATGATGAAAGTCGGAGCTGTGCAAATCAGTGCCAAACAATTTCGGCAGAAAACGACCCAATAGTTAACCACCTTGAACAAAGGGTTGCATTGGATACCTGGTAAAGATGTCATGTCATTTGTAGTCATCATATagctaacatgtacaatagttgACTATAAGAATGAACTACTTTACTAACATATGACCCACTTTCACTCTCACTCTCACAAAGTTCCTAGTAGTacgtgcaagagctggctattgcataagagcaagtacaataagtcctagtcagctggctataagaattaaaatagtatattattgctta includes the following:
- the LOC127305602 gene encoding UDP-glucuronate 4-epimerase 1, whose protein sequence is MRALEDELFPSTPGKVKIERAGGAMNRQLHRCFASTSTMFLWALFLVAMTASYLSFQSFVDTSSKYFQASWGGLHWERQIRSSAAPRRPPGSSPNAGISVLVTGAAGFVGAHCSLALRKRGDGVVGIDNFNAYYDPSLKKARKALLASHGVYLVDGDINDARLLAKLFDVVPFTHVLHLAAQAGVRYAMENPSSYVHSNVAGLVTLLEACKSADPQPALVWASSSSVYGLNDAVPFSESHRTDRPASLYAATKKAGEEITHSYNHIYGLSVTGLRFFTVYGPWGRPDMAYFSFTRNILQGKPITVYRGKDHVDLARDFTYIDDIVKGCLGSLDTAGRSTGSGGKKRGPAPYRIFNLGNTSPVTVPTLVAILEKHLRVKARKHVVEMPGNGDVPFTHANISLARHHLGYKPTTNLDAGLKKFVKWYLSYYGYTRGSSKNL